The following nucleotide sequence is from Pseudonocardia sp. C8.
AGGAGCGGGTCGAACGGTGGTGGCAGCGGCTGCACGGCGAGCGCGCCCACGACCGCGAACGCTTCACCATGCGCGCCCGGATCGGCGTCCTCGCCGCGCTGGTCGCCGCGACGATGGTGCTGGTCGTGTCGACGGCCGCCTTCCTCGTCGTCCGGCAGAACCTCACCAGCGCGCTCGACGAGACGCTCCGCCAGCGCGCCTACCTCGCCGCGCAGAGCGATCTGATCAAACCGCAGCTGCTGGCGGCGCTGCCACCGGCCGTCCTGGGCGCGGCCGACCTGCACATCGCGCTCGTGTACTCGTCCGGGCTGGCGACGTCGGCCGACCCGTCGTCGATGCCGCCGGTCGGCGAGCCGGAGCTGGCAGTGGCCCAGGGCGGCCCGACCCAGCCGGGGCGGACGGAGGTGATGGCCGGGGTCCCGTACCGGATCGTCGCCGTGCAGGCCGGGGACGGCCGCGCCCTCGTCCTCGCCCAGCGGCTCGACACGATCACCCGGGTGGTGTCGCGGATGGGGACCGCGCTGCCGCTGGTCGGGCTCGGCGGTGTCGTGCTGGCCGGCCTGGCCGGTGCCGCCGTCGCCCGGGCCGGGCTGCGGCCGGTGCAGCGGCTCACCGCGGCGACCGAGCGGGTCGCCACCACGGGGGACCTGCGGCCGATCCCGGTGTCCGGGTCGGACGAGCTGGCCCGGCTGACGATCAGCTTCAACGCGATGCTCGGGGCGCTGGCCGCGTCGCGGGAGCAGCAGCGGCGCCTCGTCGCCGACGCCGGGCACGAGCTGCGGACCCCGCTGACGTCGCTGCGCACCAACCTGGAGCTGCTCGCCGCGGCCGACCGGCCGGACACGCCCGACCTGCCGGCGGAGGACCGGGCGGAGCTGCTCGCCGACGTCCGCGCCCAGGTCGAGGAGCTCTCGCACCTGGTCGGGGACCTGGTCGAGCTGGCCCGCGACGACGCACCCACGATGACCACCGAGGCCCTGGAGCTGAGCGAGATCGTCGAGCGGGCACTGGCCCGGGTACGGCGACGGGCCGGGGAGATCGAGTTCGACGTCCACCTGACGCCCTGGACCCTGGACGGCGACGCCAGCGCCCTCGAGCGGGCGGTGCTGAACCTGCTCGACAACGCCGTGAAGTGGAGCCCGCCCGGCGGCACCGTGCGGCTGTCGATGATCCAGATCGCGCCGGACTGGCTGGTGATCGAGGTCGCCGACGCCGGCGCCGGGATCGCCGCGGAGGACCTGCCGCACGTGTTCGAACGTTTCTACCGGGCCGACACCTCGCGGACGATGCCCGGCTCCGGGCTCGGCCTGTCGATCGTCGCGCAGGCCGCGGCCCGGCACGGCGGGGACGTCCGCGCCGGCCGGGCCCCCGAGGGCGGGGCGCTGCTCGCGATGGCGCTGCCGGGCCGTCACGTCCCGGAGCCCGGCAGCCCATAGCCTGGAGGGGTGGCCCGGGACGGCGGGCCGCGCAGGCGACGACGGACGGTGACGCATGGCCCAGGACAACCCGCCCGACGACGGACCCGGGACGGACCCGAAGGTGTCCGGCGGGGCCGGAGCGGCGGGATCCGCGCCCGAGGACACCGGTGCCTCCGCCACGCGGGAGGACACGGGCCGGGACGGGGCCGGCGGGACGGACCCCGGCGAGGCCGGGACCGCGGACGCGGAGAACGGTGGTGCCGCGACCGGAGACCCGGAGAGCGGTGCCGCCGGGGCGGGGGAGGACGACCGTGGCGGGGCCGGTGACGCGGCGGACACCGCCGGCTCCACCGAGGAACCGCCGACCGACCGCTGGACGGTCCCGGCCAGCCCGTGGGCCCGCCCCGGCTCGAGCACCGACCCCGCCGGCGACCCCGCGACCGGCGGGTACCCGCCGGCACACGGCGGCCCACCCCCGCAGGAACCACCGGTCTGGGCGCACGGTGTGCCGCCGTACCCCGGTTCCGGCCCGTACCCGCAGGCCACCGGGGTGGGCGAGCCCCCACCACCGCGCCGGTCCCGGCGGACGTTCGCGCTCCTGGTCGGGGGGCTGATCCTGGCGCTGGTCGCCGGCGCCGTCGGTGGCGCGATCGGCACCGACATCACCCGCTCCTCGGCGTCCGGTGGCGGGGTGCTCGCCGAGCCGGTCCCCGAGGTCGAGTCCGACCTGCCGGTCACCCCGGTGGAGGCGGTCGCCGCCCGCGTGCTACCCAGCGTGGTGCAGCTGCGGGTCGAGGGCGGGACCGGCAACATGGGCGGCCGCGGCGAGGGATCCGGGATGGTGATCAGCGAGGACGGGCTGATCCTCACCAACAGCCACGTCGTCCAGCCGGCGGCGACCGGCGGGACGCTGCGCGTGGTCCTCCACGACGGCCGGGTCGCGGTCGGGTCCGTCGTCGGGCAGGACCCGGAGTCGGACGTCGCGCTGGTGCGGGTCCAGCTCGGCGGCCTCACCCCGGTGGAGCTCGGCAACTCCGAGGGCGTCCGCGTCGGCCAGCAGGTCACCGCGATCGGCTCGCCGCTCGGGCTGGGCGGGTCGGTCACCTCCGGCATCGTGTCCGCACTGGACCGGGCGGTGAGCGTGGGTGGCGAGGCCGGCAACGCCTCCACCGTGCTCAACGCGATCCAGACCGACGCGGCGATCAACCCCGGGAACTCGGGCGGCCCGCTCGTCGACATGCGGGGCCGGGTCGTCGGCATCAACTCGGCGATCGCCACGGCCGGCCCGGGTGGTGGCTCGATCGGCGTCGGCTTCTCGATCCCGATGAACCAGGCCCGGCGGATCGCCGACCAGCTCCGCACCGGCGGGCCGGCCACCCACGCCGTGCTCGGCGTGGAGGTCACCGACGATCCGCAGCTACGCGGCGCGGTGGTCCGCACCGTCACCCCCGGCGGCGCGGCGGAGCAGGCGGGCCTGCGCCCGAACGACCTGGTGGTCCGGCTCGGTGACCAGCGCATCGCGACCGGCACCGACCTGCAGGCCGCGGTCCGCTCGCAGCCGCCCGGCACCGTCGTCGAGCTCCAGCTGCAGGACCGCACCGTCCGGGTGACCCTCGGCGAGCAGTGAGCGGCGGGGTTCCGGCCGGGTGGACCGGGCCTCAGCTGTTTGACTGGTGAAGGACCTCGTGATGGGCTGTGCCCGTGTTCGGTGGTGCCCCATCGAACGCGTTCCGGAGCGTCGTGCCGGTGCGGGTTCCCCCTCCCCGTGCCGGCACGGCCTCCCCCGGGCGCGATCGGCCCGGCGATAGGGTGACGACCATGGAGATGCCGGATCCGCAGATCGGCCGCGCCCTCGTGGTGATCGTCGACGACCGTGTCAGCGCCGGTGAACGCTCGGACAGCACGGGGCCGCTGGTCACCGAGCTGCTGGAGGAGGCGCACTTCGTCGTCGACGGCGTGGTGACCGCTCCGGGCGACGTGGTCGCGATCCGCAGCGCGCTGAACACGGCCGTGATCGGTGGCGTCGATCTCGTGGTGACCGTCGGCGGCACGGGTGTCTCGCCGCGCGACGTCACGCCGGACGCGACCTCCGGCGTCCTGGACCGGCCCGTGCCGGGCATCGCCGAGGCCATCCGGGCCTCCGGGCTCGCCGCCGGCGCCGTCGACGCCGGCGTGTCCCGTGGGGTGGTGGGAGTGTCCGGCAGCACGCTGGTGGTCAACCTGGCCGCGTCCCGCGCCGCGGTGCGCGACGGCATGGCCACGCTGACCCCGCTGGTCCCGCACGTGATCTCGGAGCTGTCCGGCCTGGACGACTGACGGCGCGGACGCGCGCCGCCCTGGGCACGGACGATCCGGTCCTCGGGCCGGACGGTCCCGGCGGAACGGCTCCGCCGGGACACGCCCGCCGTTGCGGGTCAGCTCGGCGGCGGCACCGGCGGGACGCCACCGTCCTTCCGGTCGTCCGACGGCGGCGTGGGCGGGGTCGCCGGACCACCCGTCGACTCCGCAGCGTTGTCCTGCGGCGCCGGCGGCACCGGCGGGACCGCGTCGCTGCCCGTGCCCCCACCCGGGGTGGTCTCGCCGGGGTGCCCGAGCGCGCTCTCGACCTTGCCCTTCACCCCGCCGATCTGCTCGTGGTACTTGCCGCCGGTGGCGTGGTCGACCTTCTCGGCGGCCTTCTCGACCAGCGGGCCGGCCTTCTCCTTGGCCTTCTCCAGGTGCGGCGCGGCCTTCTCCAGCGCGCTCTCCGCCGCCTCGCGAGCCTTGTCCAGGAATCCCATGACCGGTCTCCCTCCTGTCGTCCTGTGTCCATGGTGGCACCGAACGGAGGCTCCGTGGGGCCCAGCGGTTCCCGGCACGGCACCATGGAGTGATGAGCGAATCCGCGGACCGGCTGCGCCGGCGGATCGAGGAGATCTTCGGCGACGAGCCGACCGTGACCACGGACGAGCGCTCGGACGACGGTGCGGCCGACGAGCGGGACGACCGCGACCCGGACCGCTGGTTCACCGAGAACCGGCCACCGCACCACGGGGGCTGAGCGCGGGCCGGCCTCATCGCAGCGTCACCGTGACCTCGCCGGCGAGGGTGGCGGCGGCGACCGTCGTGGCCTCGCTCTCCGGTAGCGCGACCAGGACCAGCGGTCCCGCCCCGGAGCCGGGGGACGGCCCACCGGCCGGGGACGGCGGCAGCACCGCGACCACCCCGGCGCGCGCGGCCAGCACGCGCGGCCCCTCCGGCCCGCCGGTGATCACGTCGACCCGGGAGCCGGGGGACAGCAGGGCCGCGACGGCCGGGTCGGCGGGCCGCAGCGGCACCGCGGAGGAGCCGGGCCCGCCGGTCCGGGCGGCCAGCTCGGGACCGAGCAGGCGCAGGTCGGTGACCGGCTCGCCGACGCGCACGGGGCCGGCGGGCACGCGGCCACCGGTGTCGGCGACCGACCGCAGCGCACCGGCCGGCACCAGCTCCGGCGGCCAGCCCGCGACCGCGACGTCGCCGGGGTGCAGCGGGACACCGGGGGAGAGGTCCCGGGCCGCGACGACGACCCCGACCCGCTCGTCGGCCGGATCGGGGAGCAGCGCCACGACCAGCGCGGCGATCGCCAGCGCGGCCGCGGCAGCGCGGCGCAGCAGCAGGACGCGGGACCAGGTCGGGGCGCGGAGCAGCCCGTCCCACGGGCGCCGCGCCCGATGACCGTCGTCGTCCATGCCCGCCCTCCGTCGAAGCCGTGACCTCGACGGTAGGGCCGGAAGGCGGGTCCGCCGGCCCGGGTCCCCGGGCCTGTGGACAACTCAGCCGCTTGTGGACAACTCCCGGGTCAGGAGGCGGCGGCCTTCGCCCCGGCGGCCGCGGGGGTGGACGATGACGAGGAGCCTCCGGCCGAGCTCGACCCGCCGGAGGAGGAGCTCGACGAGGTCGAGGACGACGACGAGGAGGTGCTCTCCGACTTCGACGACGAGTCCGAGCTGCCGTTGCCGCTCACCGAGCCGGAACGCGAGTCGGTGCGGTAGAAGCCGCTGCCCTTGAAGACGATGCCGACCGAGGAGAAGACCTTGCGCAGCTTGCCCTCGCAGTTCGGGCAGGTCGTGAGGGCGTCGTCGGAGAACGCCTGAACCGCCTCGAAGCGGTGGTCACACGCCGTGCATGCGTACTGGTAGGTCGGCACAACTTCCTCCGGACGGCTCGGTGCGCTGGAGCAGCCGGGCGCCGCGACGTCCTGGCACTCCAGGGCTGCGAGTGCCAGCATACCTGGTCGCGGCGGAGAGTCCGAGCCGTCCGAGCGGTCAGGTCGAGAGGTGCACCACTCCGGCGCGCGGCAGCACCACCGCCGCCACGGGGACGTCGTGCGGCTCGGCGGGGAGCTCGTCGACGAGCTCGTCGTCGTGCAGCGGGACCACGGTCGGGGTGCCGGGGGACACGAGCGGGAGCGTCCGGTCGTAGTACCCACCGCCCCGGCCGAGCCGCCGCCCCCGGCGGTCGACCGCCAGTGCCGGGACCAGCACCAGCGCCGCGGTGCCGATCGCCGCGGCCCCCAGCCGGGGGCCGACCGGTTCGCGCACGCCGAGCGGTCCGCGCTGCAGGTCGTCCAGCCCGGTGTAGCGGGTCCAGTCCAGCGGTCCCGGCGCGGCCGGCACGACGGGCGCGAGCACCTCGTGGCCGGCGGCCAGCAGGGCGTCCGGGAGCGTGGCCGTCCCGGGGCCGGCCACGCCGGGTTCCGGCCCGATCGGGAGGTAGCACGCGACCGGACCGGACACCCCGGATGCGATAGAGATCACATGCCGGATCAGGTCAGCGGTCGCCGCGGCGCGGTCCTCCGGCGACCGGGCCGCGCGGGCGTCCAGCAGGCGGCGCCGGAGCGAGCGTTTCTCGTCGTCGGGAAATGTGCCCTGATCAGGGGACGATCCGTCGGTGTCGTCAGCGCGAGCCGTCACGGCTCCAGGCTAGTGCGATGGATAGGCTCGCCGACCATGAGCGCGCAGACCTCCAGCACGGCAGGGGCGTTCCGTACCGCCGTGGTCCCCGCGGCCGGCCTCGGCACGCGGTTCCTGCCGGCCACCAAGTCCGTGCCGAAGGAGCTGCTCCCCGTCGTCGACACCCCGGGCATCGAGCTCGTCGCGGCCGAGGCCGCCGAGGCCGGCGCGGAGCGGCTGCTGATCGTCACCTCGCCGGGCAAGGACTCCGTCGCGGCGTACTTCCGCCCGGACGAGGAACTGGTCGAGACCCTGGAGTCCCGGGGGAAGGAGGCGCTCGCGGAGCGCGTCCGCCGCGCGCCCGGCCTCCTCGAGGTCGACTCCGTCTACCAGCACGAACCGAAGGGGCTCGGGCACGCCGTGGCCCAGGCCGCGCCGGCGCTGGCCGAGGGCGAGGAGGCCGTCGCCGTCCTGTTGCCCGACGATCTCGTGTACCCGACCGGGGTGCTCGCGCGGATGGCCGAGGTGCGCGCCGCGCACGGCGGCAGCGTCCTCTGCGCGTTCGACGTGCCGCGCGATCAGATCTCCGCCTACGGCGTCTTCGAGGTCACCGACACCGGGGACGACGACGTCAAGCGCGTGCACGGCATGGTCGAGAAACCGCCGGCCGACCAGGCACCGTCGACCTTCGCCGCCGCCGGCCGCTACCTGCTGGACCGGGCGGTCTTCGACGCGCTGGAGCGGATCGGCCCGGGTGCGGGCGGCGAGCTGCAGCTGACCGACGCCGTCGCGCTGCTCATCGACGAGGGGCACCCGGTGCACGTCGTCGTGCACGAGGGCGGCCGGCACGACCTGGGCAACCCGGCCGGCTACGTCCGCGCCTTCGTGGACCACATGCTGCAGCACCCCGAGTACGGCGAGAGCCTGCGCGGCTGGCTGACCGACCGCCTGAAGGACTGACGTGCGAACGGTCACCGAGCACCTGACCCGGATCCTGGACGTGGCGGTGCGGCCTGCCCCGGTGCGGGTCGCCATCGCGGACGCGCAGGGGCTGCGCAGCGCCGAGGAGGTCGTCGCCGCGCGCCCGCTCCCCGTCTTCGACCAGGCCGCCATCGACGGCTACGCGGTGCGCAGCGTCGACGTCGCCGGGGCCGGCGAGGCCGCCCCGGTCTCCGTCCCGGTGGTCGGCGAGATCGCCGCCGGGTCCCGGCAACCGCTTCGGCTGCAGCCCGGGCAGGCGGTGCGGGTCGCGACCGGGGCGCCGCTGCCGACGCTGGCCGACGCCGTCGTGCCGGCCGGCTGGACCGACGGCGGCACGGCCCGGCTGACGGTGCACCGCAGCGTGCCCTCGGCGGGCTTCGTGCGCCGGATCGGCGAGGACGTGCAGTCCGGTGACGTCGCCGTCCGCGAGGGCGACATCGTCGGGTCGGCGCAGGTCGCGATGCTGGCCGCGGCCGGGCGGGACAAGCTGCTGGTGCACCCGCGGCCGCGGGTGTCGGTCGTCGCGGTCGGCGACGAGCTGGTCGAGGTGAGCCGGTCGGCGTCGGCCGGGCAGGTCGCGGACGTCTGCTCGCACGCCCTCACCGCGGCCGCGCGGGAGGCCGGCGCGGAGACGAACCGGGCGCGCACCGTCGGGAGCAGTGCGGCCGAGATCCGCGGAGCCGTGGAGGACCTGCTGCCGGCCAGCGAGGTCGTCGTCGTCTGCGGGGCAGGCGGCGGGTCCGCGGCGGCCGAGGCCAAGAGCGGCCTGTCCGACTTCGGCGGCATCGACGACACCCGTATCGCCATGCACCCCGGGTCGGCGCAGGGCTACGGCCGGCTCGGACCGGACGCGGTGCCGGTCTTCCTGTTCCCCTCGCACCCGGCGACCGCGCTCGTGCTGTTCGAGGTGTTCGTGCGCCCCCTGATCCGGCTCGCGCTGGGGCAGGAACCGCACCGTCGCACCTGGGTGGCGCAGCTGACCTCGCCGGTGACCTCCCCGGAGGGGCGGCGGTCGTACATCCCGGCCCGGCTGCTCCGCGAGGACGACGGCGGCAGGCTCCTGGCCCAGCCGCTCGGCATGTCGGGCACCCACCTGCTCGCCGTGCTCGCCGAGGTCAACGCGCTCGCCGTCGTCCCGGAGGGGGTCACCGAACTGACCGTCGGCGAGGAGATCGAGCTCGTGACCCGCGGTCGCGGCTGACCGGCGTGCCCCCACCCAGCGTGCCGGAGCCGCCCGGGAGCCACCCGGGGTGGCCGGCACGGCTCGGCCCGCTGCGGGTGGGTGGGCACGAGGTGCGGCTGCGGCCGATCCGGCTGCGCGACGCCGGCGACTGGTCCCGGATCCGGCTGCGTGACGAGGCACGCCTGCGGCCCTGGGAGCCGACCACCCACGGCGGCTGGGCGCGCCGGAACTCCTCGGTCGAGTGGCCCGGCCGCTGGTACGCACTGCGCGCCTCGGCGCGGCGCGGGCTGGCGCTGCCGTTCACGATCGCCGTGGACGGCGAGCTCGCCGGTCACGTCATGGTCGGCAACATCGTGCGGGAGCCGCTGCTCTCGGCGTACGTCGGGTACTGGGTGGACTCGCAGCTCAGCGGGCGCGGGATCACCACGGCCGCGGTCGCGCTGGTTCTCGACCACTGCTTCGGGCCGGTCGGGCTGCACCGGGTGGAGGCCACCGTCCGGCCGGAGAACGAGGCCAGCATCGCCGTGCTGGTCAAGCTCGGGTTCCGGCGGGAGGGGCTGCTGCGCCGCTACCTCGACGTCGACGGCGCCTGGCGCGACCACTACAGCTACGCCGTGACCGCGGAGGAAGCCCCGGTCGGGGGCTTCACCGGCAAGCTGATCCGGGAGGGGCGCGCGGCCCGGTCCTAATCACCAGTAGTCCTGGTAGCACCCACTCGTGTCACACGGGCCCCTCCCGTCCCTGGCTTCGCGCCGTCCGACCGAGCGACGACGGCGCGTCGCGGCCGGATCCCGCGGGGTTCCCCTCTTATGGTGATCTGCGGTGGGCGGGTCGGGGCCGTCGCACCGGGTGGACTGCGCCGGTCGGGGAGGAGGCAGCCGTGCCCAGCTCTCTGATCTTCGTGGGTCTGGTCGTGCTGTGGCTGTTGATCCTCGTGCCGACCGTCGCCCGGCGCCAGCAGGAGGTGGCCCGGCTGAGCCCGGCGCTGCTGTCCGGCCGGGTGCTGGAACGTCCGACGCGGCATCGATACCCGGAGGTGGGCCTGATGGAACGATCCGCTCCGAGCACCGTCGGCGAGCTGGTCGAGGCCCGGGGCGAGGTCCCGGACCCGCGCGGCCGCGACGACGACCGGTACGAGCGGTACGACGGGTTCGACGCCGAGATCGACGACGACGGCCGCGTGCACGGCCTCGACGACGATCTGGACGACGACCTCGACGACCGGTGGGGCGACGACCGGGAGCGCGACCCCCGGTCCGTCGCCCCGTCCGGGGACGGGGCCGGCGATGCGGATCCCGTCGACACCCCGGAGCTCGAGTCCGATCTCGACGACAGCGGGCCGCGGGACGGTGCGGTCGGGGACCGGCGCGGTGCGGGCCCGCGGAGCGGTGAGGACCTGAGCGAGGACGCCCGCGACGGTGCGGACCTCCGCGACGAGGACCTCCGCGACGAGGACCTGCACGAGGACGAGCTCCACGAGGCGGATCTCCACGGGGAGGACCTGCACGGGGACGACCTGCGTGACGAGGACCTGCACGAAAGTGACGTGCGTGACGGGGACCCGGACCCCGACGCCGTCCACGACGACCCGGACGGTCCCGACCTGCACGCCGACGGGGACCGGGAACACCCACCGGCCCGCTACCGCCCCGGCCGGGGCGGGTTCGACCCGGAGGCGGCCGCCGCGGCCGCGCACGCCAAGTACGCGTTCCGACAGCGCGTCGTGCTCGCGCTGCTGGTGCTCCTGCTCGCCGCCGGCGCTGCCGCGTTGCTGGTGTCCGCAGTGTTCTGGTGGGTCGCGGGCGGGCTCGGGCTCGGTCTCGCCGGCTACCTCACCTACCTGCGCCGCCAGGTCCGGATCGAGGAGGCCATCCGCGCCCGCCGCGCTGCCCGCCTGGCCCGGCCACGGCCGGTCGAGGACGAGCCGGAGGAGGCGCGCGTCGCCGAGCCGGCCGTGGACGACGAGGCCACGGAGCAGGACGAGGACGAGGACGACGTCGACTGGACCGCCGACGACGGCGAGCCGACCCGCGTGCGGGGCACCGGCGAGCCGCTCGGGGTCCTCCCGGCCCGCCGCCGCACCGTCGACGAACCGGCCCCGACCGAACACGAGTCGTCCCTGCCCCGGCTCGCGGCGGCCCCGCCACCGCCCGTCCCGGCGGGAACGTCGCTGGTCGACGTGGACACGGAGGAGGAGCCGGACCTCCTCGGGGACCTGACCCCCCACCGGCGTGCGGTGGGCGAATAGGGGTCTGTTAGTGTTCTCCAGGTCAGCCCGAGAGGGCGGGCCACGGGGCTGTAGCGCAGTTGGTAGCGC
It contains:
- a CDS encoding GNAT family N-acetyltransferase, coding for MPPPSVPEPPGSHPGWPARLGPLRVGGHEVRLRPIRLRDAGDWSRIRLRDEARLRPWEPTTHGGWARRNSSVEWPGRWYALRASARRGLALPFTIAVDGELAGHVMVGNIVREPLLSAYVGYWVDSQLSGRGITTAAVALVLDHCFGPVGLHRVEATVRPENEASIAVLVKLGFRREGLLRRYLDVDGAWRDHYSYAVTAEEAPVGGFTGKLIREGRAARS
- a CDS encoding UTP--glucose-1-phosphate uridylyltransferase: MSAQTSSTAGAFRTAVVPAAGLGTRFLPATKSVPKELLPVVDTPGIELVAAEAAEAGAERLLIVTSPGKDSVAAYFRPDEELVETLESRGKEALAERVRRAPGLLEVDSVYQHEPKGLGHAVAQAAPALAEGEEAVAVLLPDDLVYPTGVLARMAEVRAAHGGSVLCAFDVPRDQISAYGVFEVTDTGDDDVKRVHGMVEKPPADQAPSTFAAAGRYLLDRAVFDALERIGPGAGGELQLTDAVALLIDEGHPVHVVVHEGGRHDLGNPAGYVRAFVDHMLQHPEYGESLRGWLTDRLKD
- a CDS encoding SAF domain-containing protein, with the translated sequence MDDDGHRARRPWDGLLRAPTWSRVLLLRRAAAAALAIAALVVALLPDPADERVGVVVAARDLSPGVPLHPGDVAVAGWPPELVPAGALRSVADTGGRVPAGPVRVGEPVTDLRLLGPELAARTGGPGSSAVPLRPADPAVAALLSPGSRVDVITGGPEGPRVLAARAGVVAVLPPSPAGGPSPGSGAGPLVLVALPESEATTVAAATLAGEVTVTLR
- a CDS encoding FmdB family zinc ribbon protein, which gives rise to MPTYQYACTACDHRFEAVQAFSDDALTTCPNCEGKLRKVFSSVGIVFKGSGFYRTDSRSGSVSGNGSSDSSSKSESTSSSSSSTSSSSSSGGSSSAGGSSSSSTPAAAGAKAAAS
- a CDS encoding cell wall metabolism sensor histidine kinase WalK, with protein sequence MRARIGVLAALVAATMVLVVSTAAFLVVRQNLTSALDETLRQRAYLAAQSDLIKPQLLAALPPAVLGAADLHIALVYSSGLATSADPSSMPPVGEPELAVAQGGPTQPGRTEVMAGVPYRIVAVQAGDGRALVLAQRLDTITRVVSRMGTALPLVGLGGVVLAGLAGAAVARAGLRPVQRLTAATERVATTGDLRPIPVSGSDELARLTISFNAMLGALAASREQQRRLVADAGHELRTPLTSLRTNLELLAAADRPDTPDLPAEDRAELLADVRAQVEELSHLVGDLVELARDDAPTMTTEALELSEIVERALARVRRRAGEIEFDVHLTPWTLDGDASALERAVLNLLDNAVKWSPPGGTVRLSMIQIAPDWLVIEVADAGAGIAAEDLPHVFERFYRADTSRTMPGSGLGLSIVAQAAARHGGDVRAGRAPEGGALLAMALPGRHVPEPGSP
- the glpR gene encoding gephyrin-like molybdotransferase receptor GlpR, translating into MPSSLIFVGLVVLWLLILVPTVARRQQEVARLSPALLSGRVLERPTRHRYPEVGLMERSAPSTVGELVEARGEVPDPRGRDDDRYERYDGFDAEIDDDGRVHGLDDDLDDDLDDRWGDDRERDPRSVAPSGDGAGDADPVDTPELESDLDDSGPRDGAVGDRRGAGPRSGEDLSEDARDGADLRDEDLRDEDLHEDELHEADLHGEDLHGDDLRDEDLHESDVRDGDPDPDAVHDDPDGPDLHADGDREHPPARYRPGRGGFDPEAAAAAAHAKYAFRQRVVLALLVLLLAAGAAALLVSAVFWWVAGGLGLGLAGYLTYLRRQVRIEEAIRARRAARLARPRPVEDEPEEARVAEPAVDDEATEQDEDEDDVDWTADDGEPTRVRGTGEPLGVLPARRRTVDEPAPTEHESSLPRLAAAPPPPVPAGTSLVDVDTEEEPDLLGDLTPHRRAVGE
- a CDS encoding antitoxin, translating into MGFLDKAREAAESALEKAAPHLEKAKEKAGPLVEKAAEKVDHATGGKYHEQIGGVKGKVESALGHPGETTPGGGTGSDAVPPVPPAPQDNAAESTGGPATPPTPPSDDRKDGGVPPVPPPS
- the glp gene encoding gephyrin-like molybdotransferase Glp; this encodes MRTVTEHLTRILDVAVRPAPVRVAIADAQGLRSAEEVVAARPLPVFDQAAIDGYAVRSVDVAGAGEAAPVSVPVVGEIAAGSRQPLRLQPGQAVRVATGAPLPTLADAVVPAGWTDGGTARLTVHRSVPSAGFVRRIGEDVQSGDVAVREGDIVGSAQVAMLAAAGRDKLLVHPRPRVSVVAVGDELVEVSRSASAGQVADVCSHALTAAAREAGAETNRARTVGSSAAEIRGAVEDLLPASEVVVVCGAGGGSAAAEAKSGLSDFGGIDDTRIAMHPGSAQGYGRLGPDAVPVFLFPSHPATALVLFEVFVRPLIRLALGQEPHRRTWVAQLTSPVTSPEGRRSYIPARLLREDDGGRLLAQPLGMSGTHLLAVLAEVNALAVVPEGVTELTVGEEIELVTRGRG
- a CDS encoding molybdenum cofactor biosynthesis protein B, with the translated sequence MPDPQIGRALVVIVDDRVSAGERSDSTGPLVTELLEEAHFVVDGVVTAPGDVVAIRSALNTAVIGGVDLVVTVGGTGVSPRDVTPDATSGVLDRPVPGIAEAIRASGLAAGAVDAGVSRGVVGVSGSTLVVNLAASRAAVRDGMATLTPLVPHVISELSGLDD
- a CDS encoding 5-formyltetrahydrofolate cyclo-ligase: MTARADDTDGSSPDQGTFPDDEKRSLRRRLLDARAARSPEDRAAATADLIRHVISIASGVSGPVACYLPIGPEPGVAGPGTATLPDALLAAGHEVLAPVVPAAPGPLDWTRYTGLDDLQRGPLGVREPVGPRLGAAAIGTAALVLVPALAVDRRGRRLGRGGGYYDRTLPLVSPGTPTVVPLHDDELVDELPAEPHDVPVAAVVLPRAGVVHLST
- a CDS encoding S1C family serine protease, translating into MAQDNPPDDGPGTDPKVSGGAGAAGSAPEDTGASATREDTGRDGAGGTDPGEAGTADAENGGAATGDPESGAAGAGEDDRGGAGDAADTAGSTEEPPTDRWTVPASPWARPGSSTDPAGDPATGGYPPAHGGPPPQEPPVWAHGVPPYPGSGPYPQATGVGEPPPPRRSRRTFALLVGGLILALVAGAVGGAIGTDITRSSASGGGVLAEPVPEVESDLPVTPVEAVAARVLPSVVQLRVEGGTGNMGGRGEGSGMVISEDGLILTNSHVVQPAATGGTLRVVLHDGRVAVGSVVGQDPESDVALVRVQLGGLTPVELGNSEGVRVGQQVTAIGSPLGLGGSVTSGIVSALDRAVSVGGEAGNASTVLNAIQTDAAINPGNSGGPLVDMRGRVVGINSAIATAGPGGGSIGVGFSIPMNQARRIADQLRTGGPATHAVLGVEVTDDPQLRGAVVRTVTPGGAAEQAGLRPNDLVVRLGDQRIATGTDLQAAVRSQPPGTVVELQLQDRTVRVTLGEQ